The following proteins come from a genomic window of Triticum aestivum cultivar Chinese Spring chromosome 6A, IWGSC CS RefSeq v2.1, whole genome shotgun sequence:
- the LOC123129003 gene encoding riboflavin biosynthesis protein PYRR, chloroplastic, whose amino-acid sequence MPPPPRPPVAAPAPAAPCPIRVAPIRRRLHAVPRAVSVAASHAHDAAFLRRAADVADRSAGLTCPHPNFGCVIARPEPDGPEARVVGEGFLYAQGTRCAELLAAEEAGERARGATAYLNLEPGDCYGDSTAVSSLVQAGITRVVVGLRHPLKHLRGKAIQSLRSEGIQVDVVGEDLQSKLFKEALTSCLIVNAPLLYRAAFRVPFSVLKYAMTADGKIAASSGHASWVSGRASRGRVFELRGRSDAVIVGGNTVRRDDPRLTARHVKGHVPVRIVMSQTCNLPEEANLWNVHEAYTIVATQRGARRDFQKKLAMKGVEVVEFDMLNPRDVMSYCYDRGYLSVLWECGGTLSAAAISARVIHKVYAFCAPKIIGGVTAPTPVGDLGMNQMTQAIDLIDVSYEQIDRDMLMSGFIQPIPDLSPVIPSADEIPSDDPEVSPYETNIISFYKTWDTFGAFSNFSPHPIDMPDEKGDCLTWPTVEHYYQAHKFVGVDNPQASDIVQEIKQARSPEEAARIGRTRQREFPELIRPDWESMKIDVMYRALKCKFSTYAHLTEMLLSTAGSVLVEASPHDLFWGGGREGEGLNYLGRLLMQLRSEILGTVRTSAEAQGQET is encoded by the exons atgcccccgccgccgcggccgccggtgGCCGCGCCTGCCCCGGCAGCACCCTGCCCTATCCGCGTCGCGCCCATCCGGCGCCGCCTCCACGCCGTTCCGCGAGCCGTATCTGTCGCGGCCTCCCACGCGCACGACGCCgcgttcctccgccgcgccgccgacgtggccgaccGCTCTGCGGGGCTCACCTGCCCGCACCCCAACTTCGGGTGCGTCATCGCCCGGCCCGAGCCCGACGGCCCGGAGGCCCGCGTGGTCGGGGAGGGGTTCCTCTACGCGCAGGGCACGCGCTGCGCCGAGCTcctcgccgccgaggaggccggcgaGCGCGCCCGCGGCGCGACTGCCTACCTCAACCTCGAGCCGGGCGACTGCTACGGGGACAGCACCGCCGTCTCCTCCCTCGTGCAG GCAGGAATCACAAGAGTTGTGGTGGGCCTTAGACATCCCTTGAAGCACTTGAGAGGGAAAGCGATTCAATCATTGCGAAGTGAAGGCATTCAGGTCGATGTTGTGGGGGAAGATCTCCAGAGCAAATTGTTCAAG GAAGCTCTTACTTCATGCCTCATCGTAAATGCTCCATTACTTTACCGAGCTGCCTTTCGTGTTCCATTCTCTGTTCTGAAGTATGctatgactgcagatg GAAAAATTGCAGCTAGTAGTGGGCATGCGTCTTGGGTAAGCGGCAGAGCATCCAGAGGCCGAGTATTTGAATTGCGTGGAAGAAGTGATGCTGTTATAGTTGGTGGGAATACAGTTCGCCGTGATG ATCCTCGATTAACTGCAAGGCATGTCAAGGGGCATGTTCCAGTGCGCATTGTAATGTCACAAACTTGTAACCTTCCTGAAGAAGCAAATTTATGGAATGTTCATGAGGCCTATACAATAGTTGCAACACAAAGAGGTGCTCGGAGAGATTTCCAAAAGAAGCTTGCTATGAAGGGTGTTGAAGTAGTGGAATTTGACATGCTAAATCCTAGAGATGTTATGTCATATTGTTATGATCGTGGTTACCTTTCTGTATTATGGGAGTGCGGTGGGACCCTATCAGCTGCTGCTATATCTGCAAGAGTTATTCATAAG GTTTATGCATTCTGTGCTCCAAAAATAATCGGTGGAGTAACTGCTCCAACACCAGTAGGTGACCTAGGGATGAATCAAATGACTCAGGCGATTGATTTAATTGATGTTTCATATGAGCAG ATTGATCGTGACATGCTCATGAGTGGATTCATCCAACCTATTCCTGATCTATCACCTGTAATACCATCTGCGGATGAAATACCTTCAGATGATCCAGAAGTATCTCCGTATGAAACAAATATTATATCCTTTTACAAGACTTGGGATACCTTTGGGGCTTTCTCAAACTTTTCTCCTCATCCAATTGACATGCCTGACGAAAAAGGAGATTGTTTGACATGGCCGACAGTGGAGCACTATTACCAG GCACATAAGTTTGTTGGTGTTGACAATCCTCAAGCAAGCGACATTGTGCAAGAAATAAAGCAGGCAAGGAGCcccgaagaagctgctagaatagGAAGGACCCGGCAAAGAGAATTCCCTGAATTG ATACGGCCAGACTGGGAGTCTATGAAAATCGATGTGATGTACAGAGCTCTGAAATGCAAGTTTTCAACTTACGCCCACCTGACCGAGATGCTGCTGTCGACGGCTGGATCTGTCCTCGTCGAGGCGTCACCCCATGACTTGTTCTGGGGCGGCGGGCGCGAGGGCGAGGGCCTGAATTACCTGGGTAGACTGCTGATGCAGCTGAGATCAGAGATTCTGGGAACGGTTCGAACGAGCGCTGAGGCTCAAGGACAGGAGACGTGA